From the genome of Halomonas sp. MCCC 1A13316, one region includes:
- a CDS encoding NADPH:quinone reductase codes for MAKRIQFARIGGSEVLELLDVTPADPASGEVRVKNEAVGLNFIDIYFRTGLYPAPGLPSGLGTEGAGVVDAVGAGVSHLKEGDRVAYAQGPLGAYAEYHVLPADKVVALPDGIGAETAAASMLKGLTVQYLLRQTRPLEGGETILWHAAAGGVGSIACQWARALGVKLIGTVSSEEKAKLAKSNGAWATIDYTREDVVERVRELTNGEMCDVVYDSVGKDTWITSLDCLKPRSLMVSFGNASGAVEGVNLGILNQKGSLFVTRPSLNGYADTRERLEMMCRDLFDMLGSGKVTVDIGQRFALADAGKAQDALAGRKTTGSSILLP; via the coding sequence ATGGCCAAGCGCATCCAGTTTGCTCGTATCGGTGGCTCCGAGGTGCTCGAGCTCCTCGACGTGACACCGGCCGATCCTGCTTCCGGGGAGGTACGGGTCAAAAACGAGGCCGTCGGTCTCAACTTCATCGACATCTATTTCCGCACCGGCCTCTATCCCGCCCCGGGGCTGCCGTCGGGGCTTGGCACCGAGGGTGCCGGTGTGGTCGATGCCGTGGGCGCAGGCGTGAGCCACCTGAAGGAGGGCGACCGGGTCGCCTATGCCCAGGGGCCGCTCGGTGCCTATGCCGAATATCATGTGCTGCCGGCGGACAAGGTCGTGGCACTGCCAGATGGTATCGGGGCGGAAACTGCCGCGGCCAGCATGCTGAAGGGGCTGACCGTACAGTACCTGCTGCGCCAGACCCGCCCGCTCGAGGGAGGCGAGACGATCCTGTGGCACGCAGCTGCCGGCGGCGTGGGCTCCATCGCCTGCCAGTGGGCCAGGGCGCTGGGTGTAAAGTTGATCGGTACCGTCAGTTCCGAAGAGAAGGCAAAATTGGCCAAGTCCAACGGTGCCTGGGCGACCATCGACTACACCCGCGAGGACGTGGTGGAGCGGGTGCGTGAGCTGACCAACGGCGAGATGTGCGACGTGGTCTACGATTCGGTGGGGAAGGACACCTGGATCACCTCGCTGGACTGCTTGAAGCCGCGTTCGCTGATGGTCAGCTTCGGCAACGCCTCGGGGGCGGTCGAGGGCGTCAATCTCGGCATCCTCAACCAGAAGGGCTCGCTGTTCGTGACCCGTCCCAGCCTCAACGGCTACGCCGACACCCGCGAACGACTGGAGATGATGTGTCGTGACCTGTTCGACATGCTGGGCAGCGGCAAGGTCACGGTCGACATTGGCCAGCGCTTCGCCCTGGCCGACGCCGGCAAGGCGCAGGATGCCCTGGCCGGGCGCAAGACCACCGGTTCGAGCATTCTGCTGCCATAA
- the nadE gene encoding ammonia-dependent NAD(+) synthetase translates to MELLDRITDYLIDNDLKLATAESCTAGLIISELARVPGSGQSIDCGLGVYSPQSKNRYLGVSFDTIGRHGLTSEAVASEMAAGALNNNDADVALANTGIAGPNPGDDDTPIGTVCFSWAFRHNGNFHHYCETRRFDGERNEVRLAAAHYALERLPHYHRLCLESATKAAEESLSRQAVQRAIGVQLQAKADIDAQQEFERRRDFLCRVMSESGQTTLVLGISGGVDSTVAGRLAQLAVEQRRGQGEQARFVAMRLPYGVQQDADDADRALAFLQPDEVLDVNIQGASDALLESLESGGLIFEDAGQRDFVLGNVKARQRMVAQYAVAGTRGGLVIGTDQAAEALMGFFTKYGDGACDVAPLTGLTKRQVRLLGQHLGAPEELVNKAPTADLESLAPQKLDEVALGVTYAEIDYFLENRDVSADAFDTILTTYRRTEHKRQLPIAPD, encoded by the coding sequence ATGGAGCTGCTGGATCGCATTACGGACTACCTGATCGACAACGACCTCAAGCTCGCCACCGCCGAGTCCTGCACCGCTGGCCTGATCATATCGGAGCTGGCAAGGGTGCCCGGCAGTGGACAAAGCATCGACTGCGGGCTCGGGGTCTATTCGCCCCAGTCGAAGAACCGCTACCTCGGCGTCAGCTTCGATACCATTGGTCGCCATGGTTTGACCAGTGAAGCCGTGGCCAGCGAGATGGCCGCTGGAGCCTTGAACAATAACGACGCCGACGTGGCACTGGCCAACACCGGCATTGCCGGCCCCAATCCTGGCGACGACGATACGCCCATCGGCACCGTCTGCTTCTCCTGGGCTTTTCGCCACAACGGCAACTTTCATCACTACTGCGAGACCCGTCGCTTCGACGGCGAGCGCAATGAAGTGCGCCTGGCCGCGGCCCACTACGCGCTGGAACGCCTGCCCCACTACCACCGTCTGTGTCTAGAGAGCGCAACGAAGGCGGCGGAAGAATCCCTCTCACGCCAGGCCGTTCAACGCGCCATAGGCGTGCAGCTGCAGGCCAAGGCCGATATCGATGCCCAACAAGAGTTCGAGCGGCGCCGCGACTTTCTCTGCAGGGTCATGAGCGAGAGCGGGCAGACGACGCTGGTGCTGGGAATCAGCGGCGGTGTCGATTCCACGGTGGCGGGTCGCCTGGCACAGCTGGCCGTTGAGCAGCGGCGAGGGCAGGGTGAGCAAGCCAGATTCGTTGCCATGCGCCTGCCCTACGGCGTACAGCAGGACGCCGACGATGCCGACAGGGCCCTGGCGTTCCTCCAGCCTGACGAAGTGCTCGATGTGAACATTCAGGGCGCCAGCGATGCGCTGCTGGAATCGCTGGAAAGCGGCGGCCTGATATTCGAGGACGCCGGCCAGCGCGATTTCGTGCTGGGTAACGTCAAGGCGCGCCAGCGCATGGTCGCTCAGTACGCCGTGGCCGGTACCCGCGGCGGCCTGGTCATCGGCACCGACCAGGCCGCCGAGGCATTGATGGGCTTCTTCACCAAATATGGCGACGGCGCTTGCGACGTCGCCCCCCTGACCGGCCTGACCAAACGTCAGGTGCGCCTGCTCGGCCAGCACCTCGGTGCCCCCGAAGAGCTGGTGAACAAGGCGCCCACGGCCGATCTCGAATCGCTCGCGCCACAAAAGCTCGACGAGGTGGCCCTTGGTGTCACTTACGCGGAGATCGATTACTTCCTGGAAAACCGAGACGTCTCCGCAGATGCCTTCGATACCATCTTGACCACCTACCGTCGCACCGAGCACAAGCGGCAATTGCCAATTGCTCCAGACTGA
- a CDS encoding cobyrinate a,c-diamide synthase gives MTTSTIRGEAHAALITAPGSGQGKSMVTAALARLHRNAGRRVRVFKHGPDYLDPMLQEVASGQPVYQLHPWMTGEDECRWRLAEAAREADLILVEGSMGLFDGDPSSADLAILAGLPALPVIDAWGMAQSFGAVAQGLANFHPDLAIHEVIANRVGSPGHGRLLAGSMPAGLSLLGAVPRSEAMKIPDRHLGLVQAGELAGLDAQLDAAAEVLKEAGLDRLPARVVLEAETPEPPPRLLEGLRIAVARDDAFAFLYRANLDLLDVMGAELRFFSPLADDALPECNAMWLPGGYPELHAARFAANAPMLAAIRDHHDAGRPILAECGGLMACMDSLTDGEGAEHAMLGLLPGRARMAGKLSALGLQSLAADAGELRGHTYHHSLLETPLAPAAYARRLAGSPAEPVYVEGRLVASYFHSYFTSAPRLVAAIFRGEPLRFTE, from the coding sequence ATGACGACTTCGACGATTCGCGGCGAGGCCCATGCCGCCCTGATTACCGCTCCCGGTTCCGGCCAGGGCAAGTCCATGGTCACCGCGGCGTTGGCGCGGCTACACCGCAACGCCGGGCGCCGCGTGCGGGTGTTCAAGCACGGCCCCGACTATCTCGACCCCATGCTGCAAGAGGTGGCCTCGGGCCAACCGGTCTACCAGTTGCACCCCTGGATGACAGGCGAAGACGAGTGTCGCTGGCGCCTGGCCGAGGCTGCCCGTGAGGCCGACCTGATCCTGGTCGAGGGTTCCATGGGGCTGTTCGACGGCGACCCCTCCAGCGCCGACCTGGCGATTCTCGCCGGCCTGCCGGCGCTGCCGGTGATCGATGCCTGGGGCATGGCCCAGTCCTTCGGCGCCGTAGCTCAGGGGCTGGCCAACTTTCATCCCGATCTCGCCATACACGAGGTGATCGCCAATCGCGTCGGCAGCCCCGGCCACGGCAGGCTGTTGGCTGGGAGCATGCCGGCGGGACTCTCGCTGCTCGGTGCCGTTCCGCGCAGCGAGGCGATGAAGATCCCCGATCGCCACCTGGGTCTCGTTCAGGCCGGCGAGCTGGCTGGGCTCGATGCTCAGCTCGATGCCGCCGCCGAGGTGCTGAAAGAAGCCGGCCTCGACCGTCTTCCGGCTCGAGTGGTTCTCGAGGCCGAGACCCCCGAGCCGCCGCCTCGCCTGCTCGAGGGCTTGCGCATCGCCGTGGCCCGGGACGACGCTTTCGCCTTTCTCTACCGGGCCAATCTCGACCTGCTCGATGTCATGGGTGCCGAACTGAGGTTCTTTTCGCCGCTGGCCGATGATGCGTTGCCCGAATGCAATGCCATGTGGCTTCCGGGCGGCTACCCGGAGCTGCATGCGGCGAGATTCGCCGCCAATGCGCCGATGCTTGCCGCCATACGCGACCATCATGACGCCGGCAGGCCGATCCTTGCCGAGTGCGGTGGGCTGATGGCCTGCATGGATTCGCTGACGGATGGCGAAGGCGCCGAACACGCCATGCTGGGACTGCTGCCCGGACGCGCACGCATGGCCGGCAAGCTCAGCGCGCTGGGGTTGCAGAGCCTGGCGGCCGATGCGGGCGAGCTGCGCGGCCACACCTACCACCACTCGCTACTGGAAACGCCGCTGGCGCCGGCGGCCTATGCCCGGCGCCTGGCCGGGAGCCCGGCCGAGCCGGTCTATGTCGAGGGCAGGTTGGTAGCCAGCTATTTCCACAGCTATTTCACCTCGGCGCCGCGACTGGTGGCCGCCATTTTCCGCGGCGAGCCGCTGCGCTTCACTGAGTAA
- a CDS encoding cobyric acid synthase: MATLMVQGTTSDAGKSTVVAGLCRLLARRGVSVAPFKPQNMALNSAVTVDGGEIGRSTALQALAAGVAPHSDMNPVLLKPESDRGAQVILRGRVHGHMDALDYHAYKRTARESVLAAWQALSSRFDVVIAEGAGSPAEINLRANDIANMGFAEMVDCPVILVGDIDRGGVFAQLVGTLELLSESERSRTRGFIVNRFRGDIALLEPGLEWLAERTGKPVYGTLPYLQGLLLDAEDSIGRSGRMGQGATLKVVVPALPRISNHNDFDPLRLHPQVDLTFVGPGQVIPAADLIILPGSKSTRSDLAWLRDQGWDAVIRRHLRYDGYVLGICGGFQMLGRAVHDPAGLEGPAGSAPGFGLLEFETHMVAGKQLRNVSGRLLAEGVPIDGYEIHNGVSTGPALERPLCKLEGRSDGAVSSDGQVMGTYLHGLFDRLEACEVLLARCGLEVQDGAVDYQVHRQQELDRLADCLEAHLDMAAIERLLGL; this comes from the coding sequence ATGGCCACCCTGATGGTTCAGGGCACCACCTCGGATGCCGGCAAGAGCACGGTAGTGGCAGGGCTGTGCCGGCTGCTGGCGCGGCGCGGAGTATCGGTGGCACCGTTCAAGCCCCAGAATATGGCGCTTAACAGTGCGGTGACGGTGGACGGCGGCGAGATCGGCCGTTCCACGGCGCTGCAGGCGCTGGCAGCGGGTGTTGCACCTCACAGCGACATGAACCCGGTGTTGCTCAAGCCCGAGAGCGACCGCGGCGCTCAGGTGATCCTGCGCGGCCGGGTTCACGGCCACATGGACGCGCTGGATTACCACGCCTACAAGCGCACGGCTCGCGAGAGCGTGCTGGCGGCGTGGCAAGCGCTGTCGTCACGCTTCGATGTCGTCATCGCCGAGGGGGCGGGCAGTCCGGCGGAAATCAATCTGCGCGCGAACGACATCGCCAACATGGGCTTCGCCGAGATGGTCGACTGCCCGGTCATTCTGGTTGGTGACATCGATCGCGGCGGGGTCTTCGCACAGTTGGTGGGCACCCTGGAATTGCTCAGTGAGAGCGAGCGTTCACGTACCCGCGGCTTCATCGTCAACCGCTTCCGCGGCGATATCGCCCTGCTCGAACCAGGCCTCGAATGGCTGGCCGAGCGTACCGGCAAGCCGGTATATGGCACGCTGCCTTATCTGCAGGGATTGCTGCTCGACGCCGAGGACAGCATTGGCCGCAGCGGCCGGATGGGCCAGGGCGCTACGCTCAAGGTGGTAGTGCCAGCACTGCCGCGCATCAGTAATCACAACGACTTCGATCCGCTGCGCCTGCACCCGCAGGTGGACCTGACCTTCGTCGGGCCCGGCCAGGTGATCCCCGCGGCCGACCTGATCATCCTGCCCGGCAGCAAGAGCACTCGCAGCGATCTCGCCTGGCTGCGCGATCAAGGCTGGGACGCCGTTATCCGGCGCCACCTGCGCTATGACGGCTACGTGCTTGGCATCTGCGGTGGGTTCCAGATGCTGGGCCGAGCAGTGCACGACCCGGCGGGCCTGGAAGGCCCGGCCGGCTCGGCGCCGGGATTCGGTCTGCTCGAATTCGAGACGCACATGGTGGCCGGCAAGCAGTTGCGCAACGTAAGCGGTCGCTTGCTAGCCGAGGGTGTGCCGATCGACGGCTACGAGATCCACAACGGCGTCAGCACAGGGCCCGCCCTGGAGCGGCCTCTCTGTAAGTTGGAGGGGAGGTCCGATGGCGCCGTCAGCAGCGACGGTCAGGTCATGGGCACCTACCTGCACGGCCTGTTCGATCGCCTCGAGGCCTGCGAGGTGCTGCTGGCCCGCTGCGGGCTCGAGGTGCAAGATGGCGCAGTGGACTATCAGGTCCATCGTCAGCAGGAACTCGATCGGCTGGCTGATTGCCTGGAAGCGCATCTGGACATGGCGGCCATCGAACGGCTGCTAGGGCTGTGA
- a CDS encoding type II toxin-antitoxin system RelE/ParE family toxin, which yields MAEVIWAEPALTDLDAIAEHIALDNPAAASHLVEAVLDATERLQAFPQSGRIPTELPESVYREVLVPPCRVFYRASEEGVLILHVMREERQLRAYLLEASRSR from the coding sequence ATGGCTGAGGTGATATGGGCAGAGCCCGCCCTCACCGATCTGGACGCCATTGCCGAACACATTGCCCTCGACAATCCTGCCGCCGCCAGTCATCTCGTCGAGGCCGTGTTGGACGCCACCGAGCGCTTGCAAGCCTTCCCGCAATCAGGGCGAATACCGACGGAGCTTCCCGAGAGCGTCTATCGGGAAGTCCTCGTGCCCCCCTGCCGTGTCTTTTACCGCGCAAGCGAGGAAGGTGTGCTCATACTCCATGTCATGCGCGAGGAGCGGCAGCTGCGAGCCTATCTACTGGAAGCCAGCCGCTCACGCTAG
- the cobO gene encoding cob(I)yrinic acid a,c-diamide adenosyltransferase, which translates to MRDSAKDPQRHAERMAHKQRIMRERIARAQNEQGLLLVLTGPGKGKSSSGFGMLARALGHGMKVGVVQFIKGRRETGEEAFFRRQPGVEYHVMGEGFTWDTQDRERDIQAAEAAWEVVHGMLQDPSFDLVLLDELNIALRYEYLDLDRVLDELQARPMMQHVVVTGRHAPEALVELADTATEMRVVKHAFKEQGIRAQKGIEL; encoded by the coding sequence ATGCGAGACAGCGCCAAGGATCCTCAGCGCCACGCCGAGCGCATGGCGCACAAGCAACGCATCATGCGCGAGCGCATAGCCAGGGCCCAGAACGAACAGGGTTTGCTGCTGGTGCTCACCGGCCCGGGCAAGGGGAAGAGTAGCTCCGGCTTCGGCATGCTGGCCCGCGCGCTGGGCCACGGCATGAAGGTAGGCGTGGTGCAGTTCATCAAGGGTCGGCGGGAGACCGGCGAAGAGGCTTTCTTTCGCCGCCAGCCGGGCGTGGAGTACCACGTGATGGGCGAAGGCTTCACTTGGGATACTCAGGATCGTGAGCGCGACATCCAGGCCGCCGAAGCCGCCTGGGAGGTGGTGCATGGCATGCTCCAGGACCCCAGTTTCGATCTGGTGCTGCTCGATGAACTCAACATTGCCCTGCGCTACGAATATCTCGATCTCGACCGTGTGCTCGATGAACTCCAGGCACGGCCTATGATGCAACACGTGGTGGTCACCGGCCGCCATGCCCCGGAGGCGCTGGTCGAGCTGGCCGACACCGCCACCGAGATGCGCGTGGTGAAGCACGCGTTCAAGGAGCAGGGGATCAGGGCGCAGAAGGGCATCGAACTGTGA
- a CDS encoding type II toxin-antitoxin system Phd/YefM family antitoxin, whose amino-acid sequence MKVELVTNLKRQATNILAELHGSKEPVLITEHGKPSAYLVDVEDYEFMQRRLALLEGLSRGERAILEGRTYRQDEAKEKMRKWLR is encoded by the coding sequence ATGAAAGTCGAACTCGTTACCAACCTGAAGCGCCAGGCCACCAACATCCTTGCCGAGCTGCATGGCTCCAAGGAACCGGTGCTCATCACGGAGCATGGGAAGCCCTCCGCGTACCTTGTCGACGTAGAAGACTACGAGTTCATGCAGCGTCGCCTGGCGTTGCTGGAAGGGCTCTCCCGCGGGGAGCGGGCCATACTCGAGGGGCGCACCTATCGACAGGACGAAGCCAAGGAAAAGATGCGCAAATGGCTGAGGTGA
- a CDS encoding FecCD family ABC transporter permease: MPAASAEAMTIPRRRSLWLPLGVLVLLGLAALLLSVTLGSAALSLGDVWSVVGGEGSPLARTLILELRIPRSLAAFAVGGLLAVAGALMQVLLRNPLADPYVLGLSGGASVGALAAMLAGLGGALISGSAFAGAFLSTLLVFGLAHGTGSWTPSRLLLTGVVVAAGWGAVITLMLALSPAERLPGMLYWLMGDLSYSRTPWPPLALLLLICLLLMPLGRSLNVMARGPLQAAALGVKVRPLEWTIYLAASVLTAMAVTTAGSIGFVGLVVPHMLRLVLGNDQRLILPACALAGGILLVLADTLARTLIAPEQLPVGVITALLGVPTFLFLLYRSR; the protein is encoded by the coding sequence ATGCCCGCGGCAAGCGCTGAAGCGATGACGATTCCCCGCCGCCGCTCGCTGTGGCTGCCGCTGGGCGTGCTTGTCCTGCTGGGACTGGCGGCGCTGCTGCTGTCGGTGACGCTGGGCAGTGCCGCGCTGTCGTTGGGCGATGTCTGGTCGGTGGTAGGCGGAGAGGGCAGCCCGCTGGCGCGTACGCTGATTCTCGAACTGCGCATTCCACGTTCGCTGGCGGCCTTTGCCGTGGGTGGCCTGCTCGCCGTGGCAGGTGCCCTGATGCAGGTGCTGTTGCGCAACCCGCTGGCCGACCCCTACGTGCTGGGCCTCTCCGGTGGAGCCTCGGTGGGCGCGCTGGCGGCGATGCTTGCCGGGTTGGGCGGGGCGCTGATCAGCGGCTCGGCTTTCGCCGGGGCTTTTCTCTCGACGCTGCTGGTCTTCGGACTGGCCCACGGTACCGGCAGCTGGACACCGTCGCGGCTGCTGCTCACTGGGGTGGTAGTCGCCGCCGGCTGGGGTGCGGTGATCACCCTGATGCTGGCACTGAGCCCCGCCGAGCGACTACCCGGCATGCTCTACTGGCTGATGGGGGACCTCTCCTATTCGCGTACGCCCTGGCCACCGCTGGCGCTGCTATTGCTGATCTGCCTGCTGCTGATGCCGCTGGGCCGTAGCCTCAACGTCATGGCGCGGGGCCCGCTGCAGGCGGCAGCGCTGGGTGTCAAAGTGCGCCCGCTGGAATGGACGATCTATCTTGCCGCCAGCGTGCTCACGGCGATGGCGGTGACCACGGCCGGCAGCATCGGCTTCGTCGGTCTGGTAGTGCCGCACATGCTGCGCCTGGTGCTCGGCAACGACCAGCGCCTGATCCTGCCCGCTTGCGCACTGGCAGGCGGCATCCTACTGGTGCTGGCCGATACCTTGGCGCGGACCCTGATCGCGCCGGAACAGCTACCGGTAGGGGTGATCACGGCGCTGCTCGGCGTGCCGACTTTCCTGTTCCTGCTGTATCGGAGCCGCTGA
- a CDS encoding cobalamin-binding protein produces the protein MLALVLSVLGAGEARADTLCATDDREREVCLEAPASRIAALSPGATELVYAAGAGEKVVAVVAYSDYPPEAREVASVGSHTRMDLEALVSLRPDLVIGWTTGNPPEQLETIESLGVPVFYIEPREFEDVSSVIERLALLADTREEGDRIATEFRQGMAALAERYADAEPMPVFYQVWDEPLMTINDEHLIGKVLTLCGGVNVFGELSRLVPRIDDESVLAADPEAILAGGMGEENREWLTHWEQYPNLTAVERDNLYFVPPSLIQRPTPRLLEGSRLLCKKLDHARGKR, from the coding sequence TTGCTGGCCCTGGTCCTGTCGGTGCTGGGAGCCGGCGAGGCGCGTGCCGATACGCTCTGTGCCACCGACGACCGTGAACGCGAGGTGTGCCTCGAGGCGCCGGCCAGCCGCATTGCCGCTCTCTCGCCGGGGGCGACGGAGCTTGTCTATGCGGCCGGGGCGGGGGAGAAGGTGGTGGCGGTGGTGGCCTATAGCGACTATCCGCCCGAGGCCAGGGAGGTGGCGTCGGTAGGCAGCCATACCCGCATGGATCTCGAAGCACTGGTCTCGCTGCGCCCGGATCTGGTGATCGGCTGGACCACCGGCAACCCGCCCGAGCAGCTCGAGACCATCGAGTCCCTTGGTGTACCGGTGTTCTATATCGAACCGCGCGAGTTCGAAGACGTCTCCAGCGTCATCGAGCGACTGGCCCTGCTTGCCGATACCAGGGAGGAGGGAGACCGCATTGCCACCGAATTTCGCCAGGGCATGGCAGCGCTCGCCGAGCGCTATGCCGACGCCGAGCCGATGCCGGTGTTCTACCAAGTATGGGACGAGCCGCTGATGACCATCAACGACGAGCACCTGATCGGCAAGGTGCTGACCCTGTGCGGCGGCGTCAACGTTTTCGGCGAGCTGTCGAGACTGGTGCCGCGCATCGACGACGAGTCGGTGCTCGCCGCCGACCCCGAGGCAATCCTGGCCGGCGGCATGGGCGAGGAGAACCGCGAGTGGCTGACTCACTGGGAGCAATACCCGAACCTGACTGCGGTCGAACGCGACAACCTCTACTTCGTACCGCCGTCGCTGATTCAGCGGCCTACGCCGCGGCTGCTGGAGGGCAGCCGGTTGTTATGTAAGAAACTCGACCATGCCCGCGGCAAGCGCTGA
- a CDS encoding glycerophosphoryl diester phosphodiesterase produces MPPSHPAIALPRLIAHRGLSAHAPENTLTAVKAAHDAGYQWVELDVQLLGDGTPVIWHDATLKRCSDGHGRLATLDLAAVRKLDVGAWFGDGFRGERMATLSDMLELLVELDMGVNMELKVTSKRSGTELAEVVVPRLLKSLPPERLILSSFDQPSLQHARSLADASLLPIGVLTESVPEKWRARCEALDAYSIHTDWTRLSARRTREIKAAGYRLLCYTPNDPAAFAQRWEWGVDSAISDDPALFSGIAPPPGT; encoded by the coding sequence ATGCCCCCATCGCACCCCGCTATCGCGCTGCCCAGACTGATCGCACACCGCGGGCTCTCCGCCCACGCCCCGGAGAATACGCTGACGGCCGTAAAGGCCGCGCACGATGCCGGCTATCAGTGGGTGGAACTCGACGTCCAGTTGCTCGGCGACGGCACCCCGGTGATCTGGCACGACGCTACGCTCAAGCGCTGCTCCGACGGTCATGGCAGACTGGCCACGCTGGACCTCGCCGCGGTGCGCAAACTCGATGTCGGCGCCTGGTTCGGCGACGGCTTCCGCGGCGAACGCATGGCCACCCTGAGCGACATGCTGGAATTGCTGGTGGAACTGGACATGGGCGTCAACATGGAGCTCAAGGTGACCAGCAAGCGCAGTGGCACCGAACTGGCCGAGGTGGTCGTCCCACGCCTGCTCAAGTCATTGCCACCGGAACGGCTGATTCTCTCCTCCTTCGACCAGCCCTCCCTGCAGCACGCCCGCTCCCTGGCCGATGCCTCGCTGCTTCCCATCGGCGTGCTCACCGAGAGCGTGCCCGAAAAATGGCGTGCCCGCTGCGAGGCGCTCGATGCTTACAGCATCCATACCGACTGGACGCGACTCAGTGCCCGCCGCACCCGCGAGATCAAGGCTGCCGGTTATCGCCTGCTGTGCTACACGCCCAACGATCCGGCCGCCTTCGCTCAGCGTTGGGAATGGGGAGTCGACAGCGCGATCAGCGACGACCCAGCCCTGTTTTCCGGTATCGCTCCGCCGCCAGGCACGTGA
- a CDS encoding ABC transporter ATP-binding protein → MNRLEISELVVDVPGRCDGRPLSLSVEPGQVWGVLGPNGAGKTTLLHTLAGLRAPRAGRVLVDGCPLAALGRRQVARTLGLVFQERHDGFPATVRETVLIGRHPWLSPWQMEGAVDLRLAEAALERLDIDHLAERLVSTLSGGERQRLAIATVLTQAPSIWLADEPTNHLDLHHQTAVMALLSEQAAQGKAVLMCLHDLNLAARWCDHLLLLYPDGEACWGPAERMLVPVALERLYGQRLATAEIDGAPVFVPVR, encoded by the coding sequence ATGAATCGTCTCGAGATCAGCGAGCTGGTGGTCGACGTGCCGGGGCGGTGCGACGGTCGCCCGCTTTCGCTCAGCGTCGAGCCGGGGCAGGTGTGGGGCGTGCTCGGCCCCAACGGTGCCGGCAAGACCACCTTGCTTCATACCCTGGCCGGGCTGCGCGCACCCCGCGCTGGCCGGGTACTCGTCGATGGCTGCCCGCTGGCCGCGCTGGGCCGAAGACAGGTGGCGCGTACCCTGGGGCTGGTGTTCCAGGAGCGCCACGATGGTTTTCCCGCCACGGTGCGGGAGACCGTGCTGATCGGCCGTCACCCCTGGCTTTCTCCCTGGCAGATGGAGGGGGCCGTGGACCTGCGCCTGGCCGAGGCGGCGCTGGAACGACTCGACATAGACCACCTGGCCGAGCGGCTGGTGAGCACGCTCTCGGGCGGCGAGCGGCAGCGCCTGGCCATTGCCACGGTGCTGACCCAGGCGCCGAGTATCTGGCTTGCCGACGAACCCACCAACCATCTCGACCTGCACCACCAGACCGCGGTGATGGCTCTGCTCTCCGAACAGGCCGCACAGGGCAAGGCCGTCTTGATGTGCCTGCACGACCTCAACCTGGCGGCACGCTGGTGCGACCACCTGCTGCTGCTCTACCCCGACGGCGAGGCGTGCTGGGGGCCGGCCGAGCGCATGCTGGTGCCCGTCGCCCTGGAGCGGCTCTACGGTCAACGCCTGGCCACCGCCGAGATCGACGGCGCCCCCGTTTTCGTACCCGTGAGGTGA